The DNA sequence CGGCGGTCCGCACATTGCCGACGTCAATATCCTGCTGCCTCCGAAGATGACGCATCCGGTTGAGTATAGGCTTCAGGGAAGCGATGGCTGCTTCAAATGGTAAGCACGGTAGTAGATTTGAGCTGTGTTTAGTGGAATTGAGAAAGCTTGAAGCTCTGTTTTGGTTTGGACCTAAGTTTTGAACTAGGTCATTTGAAtatttggtttcggttttgttGTGAAAATGCGAATTGGTTGGTGAAGCTTTTCGGTGTGAGTTTTGATCGAAATTGATGAGCATTGAACTCTGTTTGGTTAGTAATAGATTTCAAAGAAGAACTGAAGTAGTGGACCTTGATGTTCTGTCATTTGGGTATTTGAATTCAGTATAGTAGTTGAAATCAACCGGTTTTCGACAAGAAAGTAGGAAAGCTTTTGATGTGGTTTCATGAAGCTGTGTTTTACTTGCTCCTTTTGAGTTTGGGATTGATAACCTTTTGATCGGATTGACAAACCACGAAGCTCTGTTTGGTCAGtgagaaatttttgaaataataTTAGAGAAGAGTAGAAATATTGAACCCTATATTTCCTCTCGTTTGGATATTCGCTTTCGGTTTTGTGATTAAAATGTAATTTGATTTCCTCTGGTTGTCAGACACATAACAAACCGTTCAATTTCGTTTCATGAAGCTGTATTTTCCTTGCCCTTATGTTTGACCAGTGCTTGGAAGATATACATTACTGTTGATATTTTTCGTTTCCCTAAattcaatattaattgttgcagGTCATGGGATCATCACGATATTCTCTCTGTTCTGCCTGAATATAATTCAACTAGTCACTGCTCAACGAGTGCGCAGTTGAGATCAGTTGCTTCTTATAGTGGTAGGAAGGAGACTGCTGTATATGCTACCGACATAAATACTGGAGTTGTGATTCGGTGCAAAGTTTTTATTGACAAACTTTCCAGAATCCAGATATTTCATAATTCTGTTAAGCTTGACTTAGATGGGCTTGCCACTCTTCAAGTCCGTGCCTTTGATGATGAAGGTATTTTCATGATGCTGGTCATTGCAGTATGTTTGGGCCTATTAAATTATGTATTTGAGTTGTTGAAAATGCACTGAATTGTTAATGCCCATTTTCATTTTGTTGTCTCCATTTGTTACCGAAGCAATAAATATGGATATCTTTTTTATTGTCTAGGGTAATGTTTTGGGTTGTTACTCAATCCTAGTTTAAGTTATACTTGATACTGTTTGCATCTCCCTTCTTAGTTTCACACATTGGCGATTATGGTTTATAAAGAGTGACTTATAAACTAAGCTGCTTTATGTGTGTCTATgtacatatatctatatatgtgtatgtatatatttcTCCTATAGTTCAGATAGAACCGTGTTTCTTATTAATTTATACTATTGAGATTCCAGTTACCTTTAAGGGTACAAAACATCTAGGGGTGACACAGAATGGCTAGACGTTGTCCATGAGATACTATATCAGTTTGGCCTGTTCAGTTGCCGTGCTGTTAGATTGTGTGATGATGCAGATAATATTCCCTGTTCAATAGATTAGCTTACTGCATGTACCAACTAACAACAAATACATTGCTTGTCTAAGTTGTAATGGATACTAACATTATTAGGAGGTTCATTAGACGCTGACCTATTACATTCATTTTCCAACCATTGGTTGTAATATTCTTCCCTTCCATTTAGTTTTGGTTTGATTCACTAAACTTCAAATAATTTGTCATTGTCCATTGCAGAAAATGTGTTTTCGTCACTGGTGGGATTGCAATTTATGTGGCAGCTAGAAACCAATGAACCACTGCATCACCTTGTTCATGTTCCTCTTAAGGACTCGCCCCTGAGTGACTGTGGTGGATTGTGTGGAGACCTAGATGTCCAAATAAAACTTGAAGATAGTGTATGCATACTTCTTTTTGGTTTGAGTAAGCAATAAGCTACTGCTTTATCAATTTTCATcttacatttttatttatttttatgaaacAGGGTGTGTTCTCAGACATGTATGTTGTAAAGGGAATCGAAATTGGGCATGAGATTGTTTCTGTGCATTTGCTTGAGCCACAATTCAAGTACATGGCTGATACGATTGTCCTAACTGTAGCAGAAGCCATGTCACTTGAACCTCCCTCACCTGTACTTGTCCTTGTTGGCGCTGCTGTTTGTTATAATCTAAAAGTTATTCGTGGGAACAAGGCTCAAGGTTCTAATTTATTCCTTCAAGTGCTGTGTagtagtatttttttttgtttgcgcCTATTCCAGTGTGTTGTCGAATTATCTATTCCAGTGTGCTGTCTAATTATCTGACCTTGATGACCATAGTTATCATTATCATATTCAACTTTCTTTTGATGGTATAAACTTGCTGTAGTAGTGCTTAATGGGTGACACCCACCATACTACCTTTGTTGATTTGGCCTTTAACCTTTGCAGTGGTAACTTTGCCGTCCCCACATCATCAATGGTCTTCGTCAAACTCTTCAGTTGCTCATGTTGACTCTCTGACAGGCTTGACAAACGCATTGAGCTTAGGGGTAACAAATGTCATAGTTGAAGATACAAGGGTTACTGGCCACATACAAGTGTCCTCACTCAATGTTGTCCTGCCAGATTCTTTGTCTTTATACTTGACACCTCTGTCTGCTTCTGGTGATCCTGTACAAGGAACTAAAGCAATTCCATCCATGACCCGTTGGTATGGTGTTTCTGGTCATCAGTACCTCATTCAAATGAAGGTTTTCTCCCAGGGGCCAGATGCGCAAGAAATTTACATCACAGAGGTAATGCAGGCATTCTTCCAGGATCATTGTTTGCATAATCATATATCCAATTATTATGCATTTGTGACTTATAGATAATAAGTGTCCTTAATCAATTTGTTTGCTCAAAATAGAAAAGTATGTTATTAAAGTGTCATTGTCTACCTCATAAACTGATTCTTTATCTTGCATAATATTTTAGAATTCTGTATTCATATCCAATTTTACTACCTTTAGGCCCTCATTTCTGCAAATGTTCTTTCACATTTGATGATAATGCACGGCCCTCTTTCTATTATATCaaattctggtttttttttttatttacttcaGTAACAGCCCATTATGGTCTTGGCTACCTTCTGCTAATAAATTCCTTAACTGATTGCAGAATGATGATCTAAAGCTGTCCAAAACCCAGTCAGATTATTGGCAAATTTTTCCTGTATCTGATGATATTGCAGTCAAACATAGCTGGCAGAATTCTGTAGTCCTAAAAGCAACTTCACGGGGACAGGGAAAATTGACAGCTTCATTGACTTACTTTAGTGCGCTAAATGAAACAAAGGAGGTAAtgctcatttttattttttatcttattttctgATCTTCGTATCTtttatctttgttttgttttgtttttttatttttttgtggtGGGTGGAGTTCATCTGTTCTCTGTAATGTTCTCAAAGATTTTTTTGCTTAAGTCGGCTCATTTATCTTGTAGGTTCTCAAGGTTGTGCAAGAAGTCACTATATGTGATCAAGTGAAGTTTAGTTTGGACAAAAGTGTTGCGACCATTCTCCTTCCCTGGGTTCCAGCTGTTTATCAGGAGGTCGAGCTGAAGGTTTCAGGAGGTCTGTGGTTCTTGatgctcaattttttttagcaTATGATTCTGAGATGTTGGTTAAGTGCTCTGAACACTACTAAATCACACAGGTTGTGCAAAAGCATCTACAGACTACAAATGGTTCTCCTCAGACATGGGTATTGTGTCTGTATCTGCTTCTGGGGTTGTCCAGGCTAAGAAGCCTGGTAAAGCTACTATTAAAGTGCTATCCATTTTTGATTCATTCAATTATGATGAGGTAATCTATTTGTTGTCCTTCTTTTGCATCATAGATCTGAGTATCTGCAGACTTGCTCCTtactttacttattcattcatCTTTTGTCAGTTCGTGCTTGATTGATTTGAAGTTTTGTATTTTGAACAACTGAATGGTTGATCCCAAGATTCTTACACACACCCATCCTGACCCCTAGCCTCAAATGCTGTCGATATTcacattcctttttttttttatcatcccAATTGTCAATCCTAGATTTTATAGTATTAGTGCTCTATTGTAGGTGGTCATTGAAGTTTCTGTCCCAGCATCTATGTCCATGCTTCTTAACTTTCCTGTGGAGACTGTAGTAGGATCACATCTTCAAGCTGCTGTAACAATGAAAGCATCAAATGGTATTGCCATATACTTGAGAGCCACAAGCTAAtttattcttgttttgtttttttctttttggtaatctttatttttgttaatggctgttgaaatttcaaatttgatgTTTTATTGCAGGTGCCTACTTTTATAGATGTGATGCATTCAGTTCCTTCATAAAGTGGAAAGTAGAGAGTGGGCCTTTCATCATTGTCAAAGGGGAGGCATCTGATTCACACATGTTAGGGAATGCTGAGTTCCATACATCAACTTATGGTTCTCCATGTTCATGGGCAGATTTATATGCTTCTGCTTCTGGTCGAGCTACTCTTCATGCTGCATTACCTAATGAATATCACAACTATGAAAGCTCTTTTCATGGACCTACTGTCTTAAAAGCATCATCACTTATTGCGGCATATCCACCACTTAGCGTTCGTCAGGCTGGTGATGGAAATCATTATGGTGGTTACTTTTTTGATTTGACTCTAACAGAAACTGATAATCCATTGGTAAAGTTGGATAAAATGTACCTTGTCCCTGGAACGCATCTGGATGTCATGCTTCTTGGTGGTCCCGAACAGTGGAAAAATGGTGTTGAGTTTGTGGAAACTAGGGACATCTTAAATAAAGAACATGGTCACATTGATGATGGTGCTTCTGTGCAACGGTTATCTGAGACCTATAGGAGTCTGTACAGAGTTTCATGCGAGATGCTTGGAACCTATAGTATTGTTTTCAAGCGTGGTAATCTTGTTGGGGATGACCATCCTGTGCCTGCAGTGGCAGACGTGTCTCTGTCTCTTATATGTAGCATTCCTACCTCAATTGCTTTGATAGCCGATGAACCTGTAAATCAACTTGAAGTTATAAGGACAGCAATTCAGGCGGACCGTAGTTCAGAGAGAATTCGTGTCACTCCCATTACTGTGGCAAATGAGCGCACCATTAGATTAGCTGCAGTTGGCATTACTAGTAGTGGAGAAGCTTTTGCAAACTCATCATCTCTTCATTTGCAGTGGGAACTTAGCAATTGTGATGGGATGGCCTATTGGGATGATGCTGATAATTTACAGAGATCAAAGTACAGTTGGGAAAATTTTTTGAGCCTGCAAAATGTGTCAGGCCTGTGTATTGTTCGTGCTACTGTTATTGCTTTCCACAATACCATGGTTCAACATAATACTATACCATTGCTTGAGAGTTCAGAGAATGTTCTTACAGATGCTATTCGTTTGCAGCTTGTTTCTACATTGAGGATTAGTCCAGAAAATCATTTGGTAGTTTTCAATCCCAATGCTAAGGTAAATCTGGCAATTTCTGGTGGGAGCTGTTTTCTGAAAGTTGTTGTAAATGATTCTCAAGTGGTAGAAGTCATTCAACCCCCAACGGATTTACAATGCTCACAACTGGTGCTGTCTCCTAAAGGTTTGGGGACTGCACTTGTGACAGTTTATGATATTGGGCTTGCTCCTCCACTTGCAGCTTCTGCTGTGGTACAAGTTGCAGAGATCGACTGGATAAAGATTATGTCACCAGAAGTTATAAGCCTTATGGAAGGGAGTTCACAGACTATTGATATAATGGCTGGTATTAGTGATGGGAGAACTTTTGACTCTTATCAGTTTGCCTACATTAGTGTTCAAGTGCATGTTGAGGATCAAATTATTGGGGTGTCAGATATTAATGACATCTCAAACACAGATGGTGGATATATAAATGTTCCAAAATTTAAGATTTTTGCTTCACATCTTGGGATCACAACTTTCTTTGTCAGTGCTTTACAGCAATCTGGGCATGAAATTTTGAGTCAACCAATAATGGTGGAAGTCTATGCAGCACCAGAGGTTCACCCTCACGATATATTCCTTGTTCCTGGTGCATCTTATGTGCTTACTTTAAAGGGAGGCCCAACAGTTGGTGTAAATGTTGAATATACGAGTATGGATGATGAAGTAGCAACAATAGATGGATCTTCAGGACAATTATCTGCGAGATTACCTGGGAACACTACTATTCGTGCCAGAGTCTTAAAAAATGGAGATACTGTGATCTGTCAAGCATATACCAGTGTTAAAGTAGGAGTTCCTTCTTCGGTGATATTGAATGCACAAAGTGAACTGCTTGGTGTTGGCAAAGAGATGCCACTTTATCCTGTGTTTTCTGAGGGTGATCTGTTTTCTGTTTATGAGCAATGCCAAAATTACCATTGGAGCGGAGAAGATGAAAATGTGTTGAGTTTTTATGGGTTAGAGCACTTGAATAGTGAAGAGTATGGATCTCAACAAGATTATGCAGAAAAATTTCGTTTTACAAGCCATATTAGTGAGGAGGAGCTTGGTTTTATCAAAGTAGTGCTTGGAAGATCTGCAGGGAGGACAAATATCGCAGTCTCATTCTCATGTGAATTTGTATCTTCTGGTTCTAAGTCATGGAGAAGAATTTACAATGCCTCTGTATCAATATCGGTGGTGCCTGATCCCCCGCTTGCTCTTGGAGTTCCAATAACCTGGATTCTTCCTCCTCGTTATACTACAACTAGCCTTTTACCTTTATCTTCAGAATCACATGGCCAACGGGAGAGTCAGAGTCATAAAGGAACTATCATCTATTCTTTATTGAGAAATGTTCCCGACAAGAATGAAGTTCTGCAAAAAGATGCTATTTCCGTTGATGGAGACAGAATAAAGACATCAGAAAGTAACAGTCTTGCATGCATTCAGGCAAAAGATCGAATGACAGGTAGAATTGAGATTGCTGCTTGTGTCAAAGTTGCTGAGGTGGCTCAAATAAGGATTTCAGATGACTGGTTACCATTTCGTGGGATCAATCTTGGTCTTGGTGCTGAGCTTTCTCTTCCAGTAGTCTATTTGGACGTACTAGGTATCAATTTTTTGATTATATCAAGTAATTTTGGTTCTCTTAAAAAACAACTATCAATTAATGTTGTTATTTGGTATGTTTTTAATTAGTGTGGTTTTGCTTGGACCAGGAAACCGTTTTTATGAAGCATATGACACCGTCCTCTTTGATGTTGAAACTGACAATCCTGATGTGGTGTCTCTAAACACGACGCTTGCTGGAAGTGGAATCATCCATCTCAAGGTCTAATTTATTATCTTATTtccttcaaaagaaaaaatcttCTTAAAACAAGCTGTGGCGAAGGTTATATTTGTTTGAACTTTATATAACTTCAATTAGCAGCATGCGTTTATAGTGATGAGATTTAGTAATGGAAGCACAACAGTTCTATGTTCAGTCTTTAACTTATATTGACTGCTCCTTTTCTAATTTGTGGCTGAAGGCAATGCGACATGGTAGAGCTCTTGTGCGAGTATCCATTGCTAGTATTCCCTTGAAGTCCGACTATATCCTGGTACATGTTTAACCCTTTCTAAAACCCTGAAAGTGTTGGAAAAGTAATTAGTTGCCATCACCATGGCACTTGTGCATTCACATATATCTGGAAAGCTAGAGGTTTCCAGCGGattattcattttttcttttcttttcttttgtggttTTTGGGTAAAGGAAGTGGAGGGTTGGGGGTTAGAAAGCTGTACAAAGGCCTGACAATGTCATTACTCTCAAATGGCTTATTTACTCAATAGTGGTTTATATTTACCATGTGGATTATCTCATATACCTTACTGGTCTTATAAACGAAATATATACCTCTACTGACCAAAAGTTGTTGGTTGTAAATAGAATATGTCAAAGCTGCCTGTCATATGCTCCCTGGGttcttattttcattttaaaaatcTTTTGTGGTTTGTTGCACATGAACTCTCTATGTTACTGTTGCATGTTCAAGGTCAACTGAAATTTACTCTCTTCAGATATCAGTGGGAGCACATATACATCCTCAGAACCCAGTTATTCACATAGGAAGCCATGTTAACTTCAGTATAGAAGGTAGATCTTTGACTCTTTGTAACCATTTACTTTCAAAAAGAGAATTGCAGATTGGATCTACATATATGATTATACTATGTATGtatcatttttcaatttatCTTATTTAGAAGTTTCAGAAATTGTCTTTATGGAACTGTGCCTTATGATGGACCCGTTCGAGTATATGCCATTTTGGCTCTTACTCTAATTCGGAAACACAAGTAGATAGTCAAAATGCTAATGTTTCTTATGTAGATAGCTCCATGTATATTATTGAGTGCAGTACACTGCTGTGGTTTAGATTGTCTGAAGTCTTACAGACAGCTGGGTATATTGCCTGTAAGACTTTGAAAATGTACCTATAGCCAAGAAATTCACATTTATTGAAGTTCGAATTTAGAACCAAGAAATTCACATTTATAGATAAAGATTGAACATGTGCATATGTATATTAGATAAAGATTTTGAAAATGTACCTATAGCCAAGAAATTCACATTTATTGAAGTTCAAGTTTATTACCTTTCCCATGCTTGAAGTTGATGACACAAACCTATGGTTGGTTTTCATTTCTGGGTGTTGGGTGTGCATAACTCTCAAGGCTCTCAGCCGAGTATCTACATGCATTACAATTGGATGTATAGATGTAGATATCGCCTTGTAGTAGTATGCATCAAATATGTCAAGGAAAAGTTAATCCTTCACATTAGACAAACATTTGCTCAGGTTTCCAAAAAATTATACTTTTGTGAGCTTTCCATGAATTAAAGTTTGAAGAGAAAAGTTGATCTCTCTCTCACTACCGTAATATTGGTCCTCTATTTACCTTGATTTGATAGGTTTAAATGATCAAATTTCTGGCCGGTGGCTTACTGCCAATGAAAGTGTCATATCTGTCTCCCCATTGTCTGGAGAAGCTGAAGTAATTGGGGAAGGTACAACTCAAGGTACGATTAAATAAAAGTCCACTGCATCTCTAATTAGGGAAGTGTCATATATGCCCCTTCAGTATACTCTGATGTAGGTTGGACAAATTAGATGAATGAATCTTGCCTGTATGATTTGATGTGGTTCATAAGTTGATCTAATAATTTTACCTTGCTCACACTCGTAACTTCTTACCTGTGGACAGTACACTTTGAGGCGCCAAGCATGAAGTTGCGAACAACAGTGACAGTGCTAACAGATGATATTGTTTCTGTTGAAGCTCCAAGGGAGACACTGACAAATGTTCCCTTCCCCACTAAAGGATATAACTTCTCTGTGAAGATCAGGTTTGTAACTGAAATGTTTTACTGGACAAAGGATGTTGGCCAAAATAATTATTTAATACTCAGTCATGGTTATAGGTCTGTCTTAAAAAACTTGTAAAGTTGGACGTACATACAGAGTAAGAATTGCTAACAGCCTAACAGTGCCatcattaaaatatatatatatatatatgtatatatatatgttataccTCTATTGTCCTACTTATTTCTTATTTCTCTTACAAAAATATTATTTCTTTAGGATCCTAGATGTACTTTTCACGTTAGGAGTAAGAACATGATATTTTGAATCAGCAAATTTTTTGACTCATTTTCACAGGAACAACAATGGTTTGCCGGTATAGTTAGTTGCCTCACTTGCCTGTtaatattttcaaattttctgtttatttacTTACAGCGACAAGTATAAGGCATTTGGAAACACCAAGGGCTTCCAGTATGTTTGTAGAGTGGACCCTCCTTTTGTTGGGTATATTTCTCATTTACTCTACTAAGTCGCTTGGCTGTAATTATGGATTAATTCTTTTCATGCTTTAATACTCTTTTTCTCTATATGGACTAAAGGTATTCAAAGCCATGGATT is a window from the Rosa chinensis cultivar Old Blush chromosome 2, RchiOBHm-V2, whole genome shotgun sequence genome containing:
- the LOC112190069 gene encoding nuclear pore complex protein GP210 isoform X2, encoding MSPSFAFLLGLVLLTMADQTASHLSSGGPHIADVNILLPPKMTHPVEYRLQGSDGCFKWSWDHHDILSVLPEYNSTSHCSTSAQLRSVASYSGRKETAVYATDINTGVVIRCKVFIDKLSRIQIFHNSVKLDLDGLATLQVRAFDDEENVFSSLVGLQFMWQLETNEPLHHLVHVPLKDSPLSDCGGLCGDLDVQIKLEDSGVFSDMYVVKGIEIGHEIVSVHLLEPQFKYMADTIVLTVAEAMSLEPPSPVLVLVGAAVCYNLKVIRGNKAQVVTLPSPHHQWSSSNSSVAHVDSLTGLTNALSLGVTNVIVEDTRVTGHIQVSSLNVVLPDSLSLYLTPLSASGDPVQGTKAIPSMTRWYGVSGHQYLIQMKVFSQGPDAQEIYITENDDLKLSKTQSDYWQIFPVSDDIAVKHSWQNSVVLKATSRGQGKLTASLTYFSALNETKEVVQEVTICDQVKFSLDKSVATILLPWVPAVYQEVELKVSGGCAKASTDYKWFSSDMGIVSVSASGVVQAKKPGKATIKVLSIFDSFNYDEVVIEVSVPASMSMLLNFPVETVVGSHLQAAVTMKASNGAYFYRCDAFSSFIKWKVESGPFIIVKGEASDSHMLGNAEFHTSTYGSPCSWADLYASASGRATLHAALPNEYHNYESSFHGPTVLKASSLIAAYPPLSVRQAGDGNHYGGYFFDLTLTETDNPLVKLDKMYLVPGTHLDVMLLGGPEQWKNGVEFVETRDILNKEHGHIDDGASVQRLSETYRSLYRVSCEMLGTYSIVFKRGNLVGDDHPVPAVADVSLSLICSIPTSIALIADEPVNQLEVIRTAIQADRSSERIRVTPITVANERTIRLAAVGITSSGEAFANSSSLHLQWELSNCDGMAYWDDADNLQRSKYSWENFLSLQNVSGLCIVRATVIAFHNTMVQHNTIPLLESSENVLTDAIRLQLVSTLRISPENHLVVFNPNAKVNLAISGGSCFLKVVVNDSQVVEVIQPPTDLQCSQLVLSPKGLGTALVTVYDIGLAPPLAASAVVQVAEIDWIKIMSPEVISLMEGSSQTIDIMAGISDGRTFDSYQFAYISVQVHVEDQIIGVSDINDISNTDGGYINVPKFKIFASHLGITTFFVSALQQSGHEILSQPIMVEVYAAPEVHPHDIFLVPGASYVLTLKGGPTVGVNVEYTSMDDEVATIDGSSGQLSARLPGNTTIRARVLKNGDTVICQAYTSVKVGVPSSVILNAQSELLGVGKEMPLYPVFSEGDLFSVYEQCQNYHWSGEDENVLSFYGLEHLNSEEYGSQQDYAEKFRFTSHISEEELGFIKVVLGRSAGRTNIAVSFSCEFVSSGSKSWRRIYNASVSISVVPDPPLALGVPITWILPPRYTTTSLLPLSSESHGQRESQSHKGTIIYSLLRNVPDKNEVLQKDAISVDGDRIKTSESNSLACIQAKDRMTGRIEIAACVKVAEVAQIRISDDWLPFRGINLGLGAELSLPVVYLDVLGNRFYEAYDTVLFDVETDNPDVVSLNTTLAGSGIIHLKAMRHGRALVRVSIASIPLKSDYILISVGAHIHPQNPVIHIGSHVNFSIEGLNDQISGRWLTANESVISVSPLSGEAEVIGEGTTQVHFEAPSMKLRTTVTVLTDDIVSVEAPRETLTNVPFPTKGYNFSVKISDKYKAFGNTKGFQYVCRVDPPFVGYSKPWIDLDTGNSYCLFFPYTPEHLVRFKSKDMKPDISVSINASLRGADHVSGSASALFVGGFSVMEMGKDSFQLNLTPDFNKTIITILGNTDVEMYWRERDLLLITPIHKEGFGIDGRAKYEVKMLGTKRFKDTIFITLPANGQSVEIDVNGDPGEKAASETTAINYTLWATMLGGLALLILIVVVFKYYSDRPDRSHIPVAPATPNFAVPVTPERSSPAVVSELSPRTPQPFMDYVRRTIDETPYYKREPRRRVNPQNTF
- the LOC112190069 gene encoding nuclear pore complex protein GP210 isoform X1 gives rise to the protein MSPSFAFLLGLVLLTMADQTASHLSSGGPHIADVNILLPPKMTHPVEYRLQGSDGCFKWSWDHHDILSVLPEYNSTSHCSTSAQLRSVASYSGRKETAVYATDINTGVVIRCKVFIDKLSRIQIFHNSVKLDLDGLATLQVRAFDDEENVFSSLVGLQFMWQLETNEPLHHLVHVPLKDSPLSDCGGLCGDLDVQIKLEDSGVFSDMYVVKGIEIGHEIVSVHLLEPQFKYMADTIVLTVAEAMSLEPPSPVLVLVGAAVCYNLKVIRGNKAQVVTLPSPHHQWSSSNSSVAHVDSLTGLTNALSLGVTNVIVEDTRVTGHIQVSSLNVVLPDSLSLYLTPLSASGDPVQGTKAIPSMTRWYGVSGHQYLIQMKVFSQGPDAQEIYITENDDLKLSKTQSDYWQIFPVSDDIAVKHSWQNSVVLKATSRGQGKLTASLTYFSALNETKEVLKVVQEVTICDQVKFSLDKSVATILLPWVPAVYQEVELKVSGGCAKASTDYKWFSSDMGIVSVSASGVVQAKKPGKATIKVLSIFDSFNYDEVVIEVSVPASMSMLLNFPVETVVGSHLQAAVTMKASNGAYFYRCDAFSSFIKWKVESGPFIIVKGEASDSHMLGNAEFHTSTYGSPCSWADLYASASGRATLHAALPNEYHNYESSFHGPTVLKASSLIAAYPPLSVRQAGDGNHYGGYFFDLTLTETDNPLVKLDKMYLVPGTHLDVMLLGGPEQWKNGVEFVETRDILNKEHGHIDDGASVQRLSETYRSLYRVSCEMLGTYSIVFKRGNLVGDDHPVPAVADVSLSLICSIPTSIALIADEPVNQLEVIRTAIQADRSSERIRVTPITVANERTIRLAAVGITSSGEAFANSSSLHLQWELSNCDGMAYWDDADNLQRSKYSWENFLSLQNVSGLCIVRATVIAFHNTMVQHNTIPLLESSENVLTDAIRLQLVSTLRISPENHLVVFNPNAKVNLAISGGSCFLKVVVNDSQVVEVIQPPTDLQCSQLVLSPKGLGTALVTVYDIGLAPPLAASAVVQVAEIDWIKIMSPEVISLMEGSSQTIDIMAGISDGRTFDSYQFAYISVQVHVEDQIIGVSDINDISNTDGGYINVPKFKIFASHLGITTFFVSALQQSGHEILSQPIMVEVYAAPEVHPHDIFLVPGASYVLTLKGGPTVGVNVEYTSMDDEVATIDGSSGQLSARLPGNTTIRARVLKNGDTVICQAYTSVKVGVPSSVILNAQSELLGVGKEMPLYPVFSEGDLFSVYEQCQNYHWSGEDENVLSFYGLEHLNSEEYGSQQDYAEKFRFTSHISEEELGFIKVVLGRSAGRTNIAVSFSCEFVSSGSKSWRRIYNASVSISVVPDPPLALGVPITWILPPRYTTTSLLPLSSESHGQRESQSHKGTIIYSLLRNVPDKNEVLQKDAISVDGDRIKTSESNSLACIQAKDRMTGRIEIAACVKVAEVAQIRISDDWLPFRGINLGLGAELSLPVVYLDVLGNRFYEAYDTVLFDVETDNPDVVSLNTTLAGSGIIHLKAMRHGRALVRVSIASIPLKSDYILISVGAHIHPQNPVIHIGSHVNFSIEGLNDQISGRWLTANESVISVSPLSGEAEVIGEGTTQVHFEAPSMKLRTTVTVLTDDIVSVEAPRETLTNVPFPTKGYNFSVKISDKYKAFGNTKGFQYVCRVDPPFVGYSKPWIDLDTGNSYCLFFPYTPEHLVRFKSKDMKPDISVSINASLRGADHVSGSASALFVGGFSVMEMGKDSFQLNLTPDFNKTIITILGNTDVEMYWRERDLLLITPIHKEGFGIDGRAKYEVKMLGTKRFKDTIFITLPANGQSVEIDVNGDPGEKAASETTAINYTLWATMLGGLALLILIVVVFKYYSDRPDRSHIPVAPATPNFAVPVTPERSSPAVVSELSPRTPQPFMDYVRRTIDETPYYKREPRRRVNPQNTF